The following coding sequences are from one Anaerolineales bacterium window:
- a CDS encoding 2-dehydropantoate 2-reductase, translated as MHILIFGTGGVGGYFGGRLALAGEKVTFIARGDHLRTMLDHGLKVESTLGNFVIHPINATDNLIEVADPDVILLCVKAWQLPGAAKLILPFLQRDTFIVPLQNGIDAPSQLAEILGREHVLGGLCGIFSHVAGPGQIHHTGGHPWVAFAELDNHLSARAQDLLEVFEHAGVEAEIPADIQLALWQKFLFISAFSGIGAVTRVPVGIFRAQQGTRQMFIDAVQECYAVAIAHGIPLPADSVTNVIDSLDRIQPEAISSLQRDILNARPSELEAQVGTVVRLAQHHKIPTPQFSLIYNSLLPQEKLARGDAS; from the coding sequence ATGCACATCCTCATTTTCGGGACAGGTGGGGTAGGGGGGTACTTCGGAGGCCGTCTGGCCCTTGCCGGTGAAAAAGTGACCTTCATCGCCCGCGGTGATCACTTGCGCACCATGCTTGATCACGGTCTCAAGGTTGAAAGCACCCTGGGTAATTTCGTCATTCACCCAATCAATGCAACCGACAACTTGATCGAAGTCGCCGATCCAGATGTTATCTTGCTGTGTGTCAAAGCCTGGCAACTCCCTGGTGCAGCCAAACTCATCTTGCCATTCCTCCAGCGCGATACCTTTATCGTGCCGCTGCAAAATGGGATCGATGCACCTTCCCAATTGGCCGAGATACTTGGTCGTGAGCATGTCCTGGGTGGTTTGTGCGGGATTTTCAGCCATGTAGCAGGTCCAGGTCAGATACACCACACCGGGGGCCACCCCTGGGTCGCCTTCGCCGAGCTGGACAACCACCTGAGTGCCCGTGCACAAGACCTTTTAGAAGTCTTTGAACATGCGGGTGTGGAAGCAGAAATCCCCGCTGATATCCAACTTGCCTTATGGCAAAAATTCCTGTTTATCTCAGCCTTCAGCGGCATCGGTGCGGTTACCAGGGTACCAGTGGGGATCTTTCGTGCTCAACAGGGTACCCGCCAGATGTTTATTGATGCGGTACAGGAATGCTACGCTGTGGCGATCGCTCACGGTATCCCCCTGCCAGCGGATAGTGTTACCAATGTGATTGATTCTCTTGACCGCATCCAGCCCGAGGCTATCTCATCGCTTCAACGCGATATCCTTAATGCCCGCCCATCCGAACTGGAAGCACAAGTCGGTACTGTAGTACGCCTGGCTCAGCACCACAAAATCCCCACCCCGCAATTTTCGCTAATTTATAACAGCCTTTTGCCACAGGAAAAGCTTGCTCGTGGCGACGCCAGCTGA